A region of Mesorhizobium sp. AR02 DNA encodes the following proteins:
- a CDS encoding ABC transporter permease, which translates to MTDTESPAKAAMAKGAANQPGGRSALRHLLQGERPYMLYVAFAIMLIVFSLASPWFLSIDNFLNIGRQTTLVSIIAVGMTFVIISRQIDLSVASTLALSGMSASLAMAFVANNWVVGAVAGLGTGALIGLINGVLTTRLEIPSFLVTLGTLSGARGLALMVTNTKPVIIINEYYFAIFGEGSVLGIPAPILWTLGVTIAGILLLHYSVYGRRVYAAGGNPTAALYSGVHIKQVTTLAFVLTGTLAGLASLILSARSHAARPDVVQGMELDVIASVILGGCSLFGGRGFVLGTLLGSLIIGTLNNGLVLLGVSSSLQLVIKGAIIVAAVAFTRR; encoded by the coding sequence ATGACCGACACTGAAAGCCCGGCAAAGGCAGCAATGGCAAAGGGCGCCGCGAACCAGCCGGGCGGTCGCTCGGCGTTGCGGCATCTGCTGCAGGGTGAGCGTCCCTACATGCTCTATGTCGCCTTCGCCATCATGCTGATCGTCTTCAGCCTGGCGTCGCCCTGGTTCCTGTCGATCGACAATTTTCTCAACATCGGCCGCCAGACGACGCTGGTCTCGATCATTGCGGTGGGCATGACGTTCGTCATCATCTCCAGGCAGATCGACCTGTCGGTCGCCTCGACGCTGGCGCTTTCGGGGATGAGCGCGTCGCTGGCCATGGCGTTCGTCGCCAACAACTGGGTCGTCGGCGCGGTGGCGGGGCTGGGCACAGGCGCGCTGATCGGGCTGATCAACGGTGTCTTGACCACCCGCCTCGAAATCCCGTCCTTCCTGGTGACATTGGGCACGTTGAGCGGCGCGCGCGGGCTGGCGCTGATGGTCACCAACACCAAGCCGGTCATCATCATCAACGAATATTATTTCGCGATTTTCGGTGAGGGCTCGGTGCTCGGCATCCCGGCGCCGATCCTGTGGACGCTCGGCGTCACCATCGCCGGTATCTTGCTGCTGCATTACAGCGTCTATGGGCGGCGGGTCTATGCGGCCGGCGGCAATCCGACGGCGGCGCTCTATTCCGGGGTCCATATCAAGCAGGTCACGACGCTCGCCTTCGTCTTGACCGGGACGCTCGCCGGGCTGGCATCGCTGATCCTGTCGGCGCGTTCGCATGCGGCGCGGCCCGACGTGGTGCAAGGCATGGAGCTCGACGTCATCGCCTCGGTCATCCTCGGCGGCTGCAGCCTGTTCGGCGGCCGCGGCTTCGTGCTCGGCACGCTGCTCGGCAGCCTGATCATCGGCACGCTCAACAACGGACTGGTGCTGCTCGGCGTCAGCTCGTCGCTGCAACTCGTCATCAAGGGAGCAATCATCGTCGCCGCGGTCGCGTTCACGAGGAGGTAA
- a CDS encoding substrate-binding domain-containing protein: MKLVGIHSLFCILSLAASAFALSTSLSFAQTPDTCVTGVDMATLGPKGIVGQGPHGEKAASPDELKLTDDEAAKVKAGKFKVGISMQTVNLDWSQLQVQGISETLAKYGVTVTGVASAEYQVDKQIADIENTIQQHPDGIISIPVDFTATAPTYKKVGEAGIKLVFMDSIPVGLSSPKDFASMISADSQGNGQIAATILASCMPKGGTIGLVNFGVDYFSTNERTKGVGEWMRKNRPDIVMKQVDFTDPSKVSQIAGDFLTGNPDVKGLYAVWDQPALDTLSSMRAQGIDIPITTVDLGLQSAIEIAKGGPLKATGSQRPYDQGVAEALAMMKALIGQPTPAWVGVQSLPVVQSNVLESFKTVFHKDPPAELVDACNSAKPKCN; encoded by the coding sequence ATGAAATTGGTAGGAATTCACTCGCTTTTCTGCATATTGAGCCTCGCCGCCAGCGCCTTCGCGCTGTCGACATCCCTGAGTTTCGCGCAGACGCCGGACACCTGCGTTACCGGCGTCGACATGGCGACGCTCGGCCCCAAGGGCATTGTCGGGCAAGGCCCGCATGGCGAAAAGGCAGCCTCGCCTGACGAACTGAAATTGACCGACGACGAGGCCGCCAAGGTCAAGGCCGGCAAGTTCAAGGTCGGCATTTCCATGCAGACGGTGAACCTCGACTGGTCGCAGCTGCAGGTGCAAGGCATCAGCGAAACGCTGGCCAAATATGGTGTCACCGTCACCGGCGTCGCCTCGGCTGAATATCAGGTCGACAAGCAGATCGCCGATATCGAGAACACCATCCAGCAGCATCCCGACGGCATCATCTCCATCCCCGTCGATTTCACCGCGACGGCGCCGACCTACAAGAAGGTGGGCGAAGCCGGCATCAAGCTGGTGTTCATGGACAGCATTCCGGTTGGCCTCTCATCGCCAAAGGATTTTGCCTCGATGATCTCGGCCGACAGCCAGGGCAATGGCCAGATCGCGGCGACGATCCTGGCGTCCTGCATGCCCAAGGGCGGCACGATCGGCCTGGTCAATTTCGGCGTCGACTATTTCAGCACCAATGAGCGCACCAAGGGCGTCGGCGAGTGGATGAGGAAGAACCGGCCCGACATCGTCATGAAGCAGGTCGACTTCACCGATCCCTCGAAAGTGTCGCAGATCGCCGGCGACTTCCTCACTGGCAACCCCGATGTGAAGGGCCTGTACGCGGTGTGGGACCAGCCGGCGCTCGACACGCTATCCTCGATGCGGGCGCAAGGCATCGACATTCCGATCACCACGGTCGATCTCGGCCTGCAGTCGGCGATCGAGATCGCCAAGGGCGGCCCACTCAAGGCAACCGGCTCGCAGCGCCCCTATGACCAGGGCGTCGCCGAGGCGCTGGCCATGATGAAGGCGCTGATCGGGCAACCCACGCCCGCCTGGGTCGGCGTGCAGTCGCTGCCGGTGGTGCAGTCCAACGTTCTGGAATCCTTCAAGACCGTCTTCCACAAGGATCCGCCGGCCGAACTGGTCGACGCCTGCAACAGCGCCAAGCCGAAGTGCAATTGA
- a CDS encoding ATP-grasp domain-containing protein, with protein MGKAPIVRAVFEGRDISPLWDALFGRVSADVTDAAAFLDVSILLHAIGEEDKAVLSQKAALEIGRKYRIRNGRGTGPNVLVFVTAGDFMANTPIEFLLEASDANILLHYVDADTADLGDVPEHDVAFVAVGESAANLAVLENLDRLLRDWAGPIMNNAPRRIMALSRDGVAEALKDEPSILAPAAARVSRGVVEQLASGEIEVASILEANTYPVIVRPVGTHAGKGMEKISTRSELSAYLEAQAEGEFFVTPFIDYSGTDAKFRKQRVAFINGRPYASHLAVSEHWMVHYLNAGMTQHEDRRAEEALWMANFDNDFAVRHARSFDALHRRLGLDYFAIDCAELSDGRLLVFEADVAMIVHSMDWESIFPYKKSAMRKLFAAFENALARRVARMMPTPAITCAHTGKPVVYQRTEDDCLVCVLAMFTGRTYEDIEAIARSCDPAYPLGGPMSHSIMRGVANKCGFALLSSIYMLWARPAIIGLVSPTIPNTGHAVLWDGEKIIDPGSSERVDRPYVDRCGLEFTQRASDLQPLISHDIEISYLAGAVAANEPL; from the coding sequence ATGGGCAAAGCGCCCATCGTTCGAGCCGTCTTCGAGGGGCGGGATATTTCCCCCTTGTGGGATGCGCTCTTCGGGCGCGTTAGCGCCGATGTCACCGATGCCGCGGCGTTTCTGGATGTGTCGATCCTGCTTCATGCGATCGGCGAGGAAGACAAGGCGGTGCTCAGCCAGAAGGCCGCACTCGAGATCGGTCGCAAATACCGGATCCGCAACGGACGCGGCACAGGACCGAACGTCCTTGTTTTCGTGACCGCCGGCGACTTCATGGCCAACACGCCGATCGAATTCCTGCTCGAGGCATCCGACGCCAACATTCTGCTCCATTATGTCGACGCCGACACTGCGGACCTCGGGGATGTTCCCGAGCATGATGTAGCCTTTGTGGCTGTTGGCGAGTCCGCGGCAAATCTCGCCGTGCTGGAGAACCTGGACAGGCTGCTTCGCGATTGGGCAGGCCCGATCATGAACAACGCGCCGCGTCGCATCATGGCCCTGTCCAGGGACGGCGTCGCGGAAGCCCTCAAGGACGAGCCTTCCATACTAGCCCCGGCCGCTGCCCGCGTTTCGCGAGGCGTGGTCGAGCAACTGGCTTCCGGCGAGATTGAAGTTGCGTCAATCCTTGAGGCCAACACCTATCCTGTGATCGTCCGTCCGGTCGGCACGCATGCCGGCAAGGGAATGGAGAAGATCTCGACACGATCGGAGCTATCGGCCTATCTGGAGGCTCAAGCCGAAGGCGAATTCTTTGTCACGCCGTTCATCGACTACAGCGGGACAGACGCCAAATTCCGCAAGCAACGCGTCGCGTTCATCAACGGGCGACCCTATGCCAGCCATCTCGCTGTATCCGAACATTGGATGGTTCATTACCTGAACGCCGGCATGACCCAGCACGAAGACAGGCGTGCCGAAGAAGCCTTGTGGATGGCCAACTTCGACAATGACTTCGCGGTGCGTCACGCGCGTTCATTCGACGCCCTTCATCGACGTCTGGGCCTGGACTACTTCGCCATCGATTGCGCCGAACTCTCCGATGGCCGCCTGCTGGTGTTCGAGGCGGATGTCGCGATGATCGTTCATTCCATGGATTGGGAGAGCATCTTTCCCTACAAGAAGAGCGCCATGCGCAAACTTTTTGCGGCGTTCGAAAACGCGCTGGCAAGGCGCGTGGCACGGATGATGCCAACGCCGGCGATCACATGCGCCCATACGGGTAAACCTGTCGTCTACCAGCGGACCGAGGACGACTGCCTGGTTTGTGTCCTGGCGATGTTCACGGGCCGAACCTACGAGGACATCGAGGCCATCGCACGCAGCTGCGATCCGGCATATCCGCTCGGCGGTCCGATGAGCCATTCCATCATGCGCGGCGTTGCCAACAAATGCGGTTTCGCTCTCCTGAGCAGCATTTACATGCTGTGGGCCAGGCCCGCGATCATCGGCCTGGTTTCGCCGACCATTCCCAACACCGGCCACGCGGTTCTTTGGGATGGCGAGAAAATCATCGATCCGGGTTCCAGCGAACGTGTCGATCGCCCCTATGTCGACAGATGCGGGCTGGAATTCACACAGCGGGCAAGCGACCTGCAGCCGCTGATCAGCCATGACATCGAGATCTCCTACCTGGCCGGTGCCGTGGCGGCCAATGAACCGCTTTGA